The following are from one region of the Streptomyces fradiae genome:
- a CDS encoding PHB depolymerase family esterase — protein MSRSRSLAFRLLGIITVLGLAVGLSLQAASRAAAASLTQITNFGTNPTGLLMHLYVPNSVKPNPPILLALHGCQGTGPYMYSSTDFASQADKYGFLVIYPSTNPSGSCWDVSSDQALTRNGGSDPVGLMSMITYAEQHHGGNPNAVYVTGESSGGMMTNVMLADYPDVFKAGAAFMGVPYHCFATGSVRGWNSACAQGRVSMTPQQWGGLVRNTGYPGYTGPRPRVQLWHGTADTILNHNNLGEEIKQWTNVLGVSQTPSATDTPATNWTRTRYNNSAGATQVEAYSIAGAGHQLPVQGSGMAANAVHFMGLDAASSGGTTGALRAVAAGKCLTDTNAAPGMQQQIFACSGGANQTWTRTASNQLTVTVGGGTLCLDASAKGTTNGTKVIVWSCNGQPNQQWQVSPNGTVTGVQSGLCLDVAGLGTTDGTPVQLWSCSGGANQQWTMG, from the coding sequence ATGTCCCGATCCCGCTCGCTCGCGTTCCGGCTGCTCGGCATCATCACGGTGCTCGGCCTCGCGGTCGGCCTGAGCCTGCAGGCGGCCTCACGGGCCGCTGCCGCCTCGCTGACGCAGATCACGAACTTCGGCACCAACCCGACCGGTCTGCTGATGCACCTGTACGTGCCGAACAGCGTCAAACCCAACCCGCCGATCCTGCTCGCCCTGCACGGCTGCCAGGGAACGGGCCCCTACATGTACTCGAGCACCGACTTCGCCTCCCAGGCCGACAAGTACGGGTTCCTCGTCATCTACCCCTCGACGAACCCGAGCGGAAGCTGCTGGGACGTCTCCTCGGACCAGGCGCTGACCCGCAACGGCGGCAGCGACCCGGTCGGGCTCATGTCGATGATCACCTACGCGGAGCAGCACCACGGCGGCAATCCCAACGCCGTGTACGTGACCGGGGAGTCCTCGGGCGGCATGATGACGAACGTGATGCTCGCCGACTACCCCGATGTCTTCAAGGCGGGCGCGGCGTTCATGGGAGTGCCCTACCACTGCTTCGCCACCGGCTCGGTGCGCGGCTGGAACTCGGCCTGCGCCCAGGGCCGGGTGTCCATGACCCCGCAGCAGTGGGGCGGCCTGGTGCGGAACACCGGATACCCCGGCTACACCGGCCCGCGGCCGCGTGTGCAGCTGTGGCACGGGACCGCCGACACCATCCTGAACCACAACAACCTCGGCGAAGAGATCAAGCAGTGGACCAACGTCCTCGGCGTGAGCCAGACGCCGTCGGCCACCGACACCCCCGCGACCAACTGGACCCGGACCCGGTACAACAACAGCGCCGGCGCCACCCAGGTCGAGGCGTACAGCATCGCTGGGGCCGGACACCAACTGCCGGTCCAGGGCTCGGGGATGGCCGCCAACGCGGTCCACTTCATGGGACTGGACGCGGCCTCCTCCGGCGGCACGACAGGTGCGCTGCGTGCGGTGGCCGCAGGTAAGTGCCTGACCGACACGAACGCGGCGCCGGGCATGCAGCAGCAGATCTTCGCCTGCAGCGGAGGCGCGAACCAGACCTGGACGCGTACGGCGTCGAACCAGCTGACCGTCACCGTCGGTGGCGGCACGCTATGCCTGGACGCCAGCGCCAAGGGGACCACCAACGGCACCAAGGTGATCGTCTGGTCCTGCAACGGCCAGCCCAACCAGCAGTGGCAGGTCAGCCCGAACGGTACCGTCACCGGGGTGCAGTCGGGGCTCTGCCTGGACGTGGCCGGCCTGGGAACCACCGACGGCACGCCTGTCCAGCTGTGGTCCTGCAGCGGAGGCGCGAACCAGCAGTGGACGATGGGGTGA
- a CDS encoding RICIN domain-containing protein: protein MPRRLSGRLLRLLATAVLTVTASVTASSHSTASAAPGSPALTPPLGWNSWNSFGCGITEAQVRQAADAMVSSGMRDAGYQYVVVDDCWFDPQRDAAGNLRANPAKFPSGMKALGDYIHDKGLKFGIYQVPGERTCAQATGGYPGSTGSKGHEAQDAAMFASWGVDYLKYDWCSSSGTRDEQVARFTLMRDALRATGRSIVYSINPNSLHAITGATYNWGEVADLWRTTEDLLDIWQNGNTNSYPMGVGNVLDVTAPLAAQSGPGHWNDPDMLVVGRPGLSLTESRTHFALWALMGAPLMAGNDIRTMSADVSAILRNPRLLAVNQDQLGAGGRRVRDDGSTEVFAKPLSDGSVAVGLFNRGGGTATVTTTAAQVGLSGGTFTLADLWTGGTASTTGQISASVPAHGVAVFRVTGGSPQAATTSRLRGNASARCLDVDNASTAAGATVLIWDCHTAANQLWTTWAGGEVRVFGDKCLDAYNQGSTNGTRVITWPCNGQANQKWTVGSDGSIRNVHAGLCLDVNGAGTANGTPLVLWMCNGQTNQKWTRA, encoded by the coding sequence GTGCCCAGACGATTAAGCGGACGACTGCTCCGCCTCCTCGCGACCGCTGTGCTGACGGTCACCGCGTCCGTGACGGCCTCTTCCCACTCCACCGCCTCGGCCGCGCCCGGCAGCCCGGCGCTCACGCCGCCCCTGGGCTGGAACAGCTGGAACAGTTTCGGGTGCGGGATCACCGAGGCCCAGGTTCGCCAGGCCGCCGACGCGATGGTGTCCTCGGGCATGCGCGACGCCGGCTACCAGTACGTGGTGGTCGACGACTGCTGGTTCGACCCGCAGCGCGACGCGGCAGGCAACCTGCGGGCAAATCCGGCCAAGTTCCCGAGCGGGATGAAGGCGCTCGGGGACTACATCCACGACAAGGGGCTGAAGTTCGGCATCTACCAGGTGCCGGGTGAGCGCACCTGTGCGCAGGCCACGGGCGGCTACCCGGGGTCCACGGGCAGTAAGGGGCACGAGGCTCAGGACGCCGCCATGTTCGCCTCGTGGGGCGTCGACTACCTCAAGTACGACTGGTGCTCGTCCAGCGGCACCCGCGACGAGCAGGTCGCGCGGTTCACGCTCATGCGCGACGCCCTGCGTGCCACCGGGCGGTCGATCGTCTACAGCATCAACCCCAACAGCCTGCACGCCATCACTGGTGCCACGTACAACTGGGGCGAGGTCGCCGACCTGTGGCGGACGACCGAGGACCTGCTGGACATCTGGCAGAACGGCAACACCAACAGCTATCCGATGGGCGTCGGCAACGTCCTGGATGTCACCGCGCCGCTGGCGGCACAGTCGGGGCCCGGGCACTGGAACGACCCCGACATGCTGGTCGTCGGCCGTCCCGGCCTGTCACTGACCGAGTCCCGCACCCACTTCGCCCTGTGGGCGCTGATGGGCGCCCCGCTCATGGCCGGCAACGACATCCGAACCATGTCCGCCGACGTCAGCGCCATCCTGCGCAACCCGCGTCTGCTGGCGGTGAACCAGGATCAGCTGGGCGCGGGCGGACGCAGAGTGCGTGACGACGGCAGCACGGAGGTGTTCGCCAAGCCCCTGTCCGACGGCTCGGTCGCGGTGGGTCTGTTCAACCGTGGAGGCGGCACCGCGACGGTCACCACGACGGCCGCACAAGTCGGCCTGTCTGGTGGGACGTTCACCCTCGCCGACCTGTGGACGGGTGGCACGGCGAGCACGACCGGGCAGATCTCGGCGAGCGTCCCCGCCCACGGCGTGGCCGTGTTCCGGGTGACCGGTGGCAGCCCGCAGGCGGCCACCACCTCGCGCCTGCGGGGCAACGCATCCGCCCGCTGCCTGGACGTGGACAACGCCTCCACCGCCGCTGGGGCCACGGTACTGATCTGGGACTGCCACACGGCCGCCAACCAGCTGTGGACCACATGGGCGGGCGGCGAGGTCCGCGTCTTCGGCGACAAGTGCCTGGACGCCTACAACCAGGGCAGCACCAACGGCACCCGCGTCATCACCTGGCCGTGCAACGGCCAGGCCAACCAGAAATGGACAGTCGGCTCCGACGGGTCGATCCGAAACGTCCACGCCGGGCTGTGTCTCGACGTCAACGGGGCCGGCACCGCCAACGGGACCCCGCTGGTCCTGTGGATGTGCAACGGCCAGACCAACCAGAAGTGGACCCGGGCCTGA
- a CDS encoding TIGR03086 family metal-binding protein translates to MTPIDLGAAAERVARLAEGIDDERLDDPTPCPEYAVRELLAHVAGLSVAFRDAARKQFGPTTGTPPGSSRPVLADDWRTALPKALNELAAAWREPDAWVGNTQAGGIDLPAAVMGRVALDELLIHGWDLARASGQSYEVSEEELRVSEGLLTPADDASGEGFFGPVVAVPDGAPLLDRVIGLSGRRPDWSPAQGH, encoded by the coding sequence ATGACACCGATCGACCTGGGGGCGGCCGCGGAGCGCGTCGCCCGGCTCGCCGAGGGCATCGACGACGAGCGGCTCGACGACCCGACGCCCTGCCCCGAGTACGCGGTGCGGGAGCTACTCGCTCATGTCGCCGGGCTGAGCGTCGCCTTCCGCGACGCGGCCCGCAAACAGTTCGGGCCGACGACCGGCACACCGCCCGGCTCATCCCGTCCGGTACTGGCGGACGACTGGCGGACGGCCCTGCCGAAGGCGCTGAACGAGCTGGCGGCCGCCTGGCGGGAGCCGGACGCATGGGTGGGGAACACGCAGGCGGGCGGCATCGACCTGCCGGCCGCCGTCATGGGCCGGGTCGCGCTCGACGAACTGCTGATCCACGGCTGGGACCTGGCGCGGGCGAGCGGCCAGAGCTACGAGGTGAGTGAGGAGGAGCTCCGGGTCTCCGAGGGTCTGCTGACTCCGGCTGATGACGCTTCCGGCGAGGGGTTCTTCGGGCCGGTCGTCGCGGTACCGGACGGCGCGCCCCTGCTGGACCGCGTGATCGGCCTCAGCGGCCGCCGTCCTGACTGGTCCCCGGCCCAGGGGCACTGA
- a CDS encoding phospholipase D-like domain-containing protein → MARTIRTTALPLALSTLLLSAAPAFADAPTPHLDAVEQSLRQVSPGLEGSVWERTSGNQLGASAPGASDWLLQTPGCWGDPTCGDRAGSRRLLEKVREDIANARQSVDISTLAPFPNGGFQDAIVAGLKEATEKGNRLQVRILVGAAPVYHANVIPSSYRDELVNRLGSAAASVTLNVASTTTSKTAFSWNHSKLVVVDGNSVITGGINSWKDDYLDTTHPVNDVDLALSGPAAGSAGRYLDTLWDWTCRNKSNWTAVWFASSNGAGCLPTLPRSAAPSADGDIPALAVGGLGVGIRQSDPSSSFQPVLPKAADTTCGFGVRDHTNSDRDYDTVNPEESALRALVASATEHVEISQQDLNATCPPLPRYDVRLYDTLAAKLAAGVKVRIVVSDPANRGTIGSGGYSQIKSLSEVSDALRGRLTALTGDVPKARAAMCRNLQLATFRASDKPTWADGKPYAQHHKLVSVDDSAFYIGSKNLYPSWLQDFGYVIESPVAARQLADGLLAPQWRYSQATATYDYTRGVCRG, encoded by the coding sequence TTGGCCCGCACCATCCGTACGACGGCCCTTCCGCTCGCCCTCTCCACCCTTCTGCTGTCCGCCGCCCCAGCGTTCGCCGACGCGCCGACCCCGCACCTGGACGCGGTGGAGCAGTCCCTGCGCCAGGTCTCTCCCGGCCTGGAGGGCTCCGTGTGGGAGCGCACGTCGGGGAACCAGCTGGGTGCCTCCGCCCCCGGCGCCTCCGACTGGCTGCTCCAGACCCCCGGCTGCTGGGGCGATCCCACCTGCGGCGACCGTGCCGGCTCCCGACGCCTGCTGGAGAAGGTGCGCGAGGACATTGCGAACGCCCGGCAGAGCGTGGACATATCCACGCTGGCCCCGTTCCCCAACGGCGGCTTCCAGGACGCGATCGTGGCCGGCCTGAAGGAGGCGACGGAGAAGGGCAACCGCCTCCAGGTCCGCATCCTCGTCGGCGCCGCGCCGGTCTACCACGCCAACGTCATCCCGTCCTCCTACCGCGACGAGCTGGTGAACAGGCTCGGCTCGGCGGCCGCGAGCGTCACCCTCAACGTGGCCTCGACGACGACGTCGAAGACCGCCTTCTCCTGGAACCACTCCAAGCTGGTCGTTGTGGACGGGAACTCGGTGATCACCGGCGGCATCAACAGCTGGAAGGACGACTACCTCGACACCACCCACCCGGTGAACGACGTCGACCTCGCGCTGTCCGGCCCGGCGGCGGGCTCCGCCGGTCGCTACCTCGACACGCTGTGGGACTGGACCTGTCGCAACAAGAGCAACTGGACCGCCGTCTGGTTCGCCTCCTCCAACGGTGCGGGCTGCCTGCCCACCCTGCCCCGGTCTGCCGCCCCGTCCGCCGACGGTGACATTCCCGCCCTCGCGGTGGGCGGCCTCGGCGTCGGGATCAGGCAGAGCGACCCGTCCTCGTCGTTCCAGCCCGTCCTACCGAAGGCCGCCGACACCACCTGTGGATTCGGTGTGCGTGACCACACCAACTCCGACCGCGACTACGACACGGTCAACCCGGAGGAGAGCGCCCTGCGGGCACTGGTCGCGAGCGCGACCGAGCACGTCGAGATCTCGCAGCAGGACCTGAACGCGACCTGCCCGCCGCTGCCCCGCTACGACGTCCGGCTCTACGACACACTCGCCGCGAAACTCGCCGCCGGTGTGAAGGTGCGCATCGTCGTCAGCGACCCGGCCAACCGGGGCACCATCGGCAGCGGCGGCTACTCGCAGATCAAGTCGCTGTCCGAGGTGAGCGACGCCCTGCGCGGCCGCCTCACGGCCCTGACCGGTGACGTGCCGAAGGCAAGGGCCGCGATGTGCCGGAACCTGCAGCTCGCGACCTTCCGCGCCTCGGACAAGCCGACGTGGGCGGACGGCAAGCCGTACGCCCAGCACCACAAGCTGGTCTCGGTGGACGACTCGGCCTTCTACATCGGCTCGAAGAACCTGTACCCCTCCTGGCTCCAGGACTTCGGCTACGTGATCGAAAGCCCCGTCGCCGCGCGTCAGCTGGCGGACGGGTTGCTCGCGCCGCAGTGGCGGTACTCGCAGGCGACGGCGACGTACGACTACACGCGCGGCGTCTGCCGGGGCTGA